From the genome of Impatiens glandulifera chromosome 9, dImpGla2.1, whole genome shotgun sequence, one region includes:
- the LOC124914280 gene encoding SNF1-related protein kinase regulatory subunit gamma-1-like, with amino-acid sequence MVEDSPRNGMSSPEAKLGMKVEDLWDVQEPELSSTDKLNACFESIPVSAFPQAPSSQVVEINSDATLAEAVQLLSQHKLLSAPVVNAEAPDDASWIDSYMGMVEFAGIVVWILHQSERDDNESPKSDSNFFDGFSEAAARPAVAAAASEMSSPRKLGCLSPRSAAITSGNFFQALTSSEFYRNTKVRDISGSFRWAPFLALQTSNSFLTMLLLLSKYRMKSIPVVDLGERKIDNIITQSAVIHMLEECAGLHWFESWCTKQLSELGLPVMKPFDMVKVNEDEPVLQAFKLMRQKGVGAVPIVETGGRKTVGNISIRDIQFLLVAPEIYMDYKCITAKNFLTAVRRYKEDHGESPLVNDMVTCKKEDTLKEVISTLDCKKIHRIYVVDDDGNLEGVVTLRDIISKLVHEPRGYFGDFFDGVLPLPADSRV; translated from the exons ATGGTAGAAGATAGTCCGAGAAATGGAATGTCAAGTCCTGAAGCGAAACTGGGAATGAAAGTGGAAGATCTATGGGACGTGCAGGAGCCAGAACTCAGTTCGACCGATAAACTCAACGCCTGTTTCGAGAGTATACCAGTCTCCGCTTTTCCTCAAGCCCCATCTTCTCAAG TTGTTGAGATAAATTCAGATGCTACTTTGGCTGAAGCAGTTCAATTGCTTTCTCAGCATAAACTTCTTAGTGCTCCTGTTGTGAATGCTGAAGCGCCTGATGATGCTAGTTGGATTGATAGTTATATGGGCATGGTTGAGTTTGCAGGCATCGTTGTCTGGATTCTGCACCAG TCTGAAAGGGATGATAATGAATCCCCAAAATCAGATTCGAATTTTTTCGATGGTTTCTCAGAAGCAGCAGCCAGACCTGCCGTTGCAGCTGCAGCTAGTGAAATGTCTTCACCGCGAAAACTAGGCTGTTTGAGCCCTAGATCTGCTGCAATAACATCAGGGAACTTTTTCCAAGCCCTTACATCTTCGGAATTTTATAGAAATACAAAG GTGAGAGACATATCAGGGTCATTCCGTTGGGCTCCGTTTTTGGCTTTGCAGACATCAAACTCATTCTTGACCATGCTCTTGCTTCTGTCCAAGTACAGAATGAAGAGTATTCCTGTGGTGGATTTAGGTGAAAGGAagattgataatataataacacAGTCTGCTGTAATTCACATGTTGGAGGAATGCGCTGGACTTCATTGGTTTGAGAGCTGGTGTACAAAGCAGCTGTCTGAGCTTGGTCTTCCTGTTATGAAGCCTTTTGATATGGTCAAG GTGAACGAGGATGAACCAGTTTTGCAGGCGTTTAAGCTGATGCGTCAAAAAGGAGTTGGTGCAGTCCCCATAGTAGAAACTGGTGGAAGAAAAACAGTTGGGAATATAAGCATTAGAGACATTCAGTTCCTTTTGGTTGCCCCAGAGATCTACATGGATTACAA GTGTATCACGGCTAAGAATTTCTTGACAGCGGTTAGAAGGTACAAGGAAGATCATGGCGAGTCACCATTGGTGAATGACATGGTGACGTGTAAGAAAGAAGACACGTTGAAGGAGGTAATATCGACTTTAGACTGCAAGAAGATCCATCGGATATATGTTGTAGATGATGATGGAAATTTGGAAGGGGTGGTGACACTCAGGGATATCATCTCAAAGCTAGTTCACGAGCCGCGAGGATATTTTGGGGATTTCTTTGACGGAGTGCTACCACTTCCGGCTGATAGCAGGGTTTGA
- the LOC124916334 gene encoding auxin-responsive protein SAUR71-like has protein sequence MDIPKAKNTKKNVFLKTWEKCRSMSSTSRADKYQQPNEALTKSKSCAQSGSQVAPGGCFSVYVGPEKKRFVIKAKYANHPLFMMLLEDSEMEYGYSSQGPILLPCEVDLLYKVLAEIDNQVHDNHLKSRDKIMNHSGYGYAASCSPFNPSRRRIRHEGDMASGGYGSYGLLSSPMLKLN, from the coding sequence ATGGATATTCCCAAGGCGAAGAATACCAAGAAGAACGTGTTCTTGAAAACATGGGAGAAATGTCGGTCAATGAGTAGTACCAGCCGAGCTGACAAATACCAACAACCAAACGAGGCTTTAACGAAGAGCAAGTCATGTGCGCAGTCGGGATCACAAGTGGCGCCCGGAGGATGTTTCTCGGTCTATGTAGGACCGGAGAAGAAGAGGTTCGTGATCAAGGCTAAGTACGCGAACCACCCTCTGTTCATGATGCTTCTTGAAGACTCGGAAATGGAATATGGCTATAGTAGCCAAGGACCCATATTGCTTCCTTGTGAAGTTGACCTTTTGTATAAGGTACTAGCCGAGATCGATAATCAAGTTCATGATAACCATCTCAAGTCTCGTGACAAGATCATGAACCACTCCGGTTATGGCTACGCCGCCTCTTGCAGCCCTTTTAACCCTTCTCGCCGCCGCATACGTCATGAAGGGGACATGGCATCTGGTGGGTATGGCTCTTATGGGTTGCTCTCTTCTCCGATGCTCAagttgaattaa